A single region of the Anopheles funestus chromosome X, idAnoFuneDA-416_04, whole genome shotgun sequence genome encodes:
- the LOC125764914 gene encoding fatty acid hydroxylase domain-containing protein 2: MDSNPNRLEPELPSDDGQQPIILPDDTKSTSENDGRGIKTQPMPAIESQNPRLLSSLYSFLVIVSFFLVGFAAFRNTLTWHLQRFWGASGDFWQSQWDRFIDFTGDDPARLWVLSTTIFTMAVYWVFGGIYTLFDVTCRPAIIRRYKMQPGTNEPVDRRRLAKVIATVLMNQTVVGIPMAYCMYQAMRFRGLNDLRELPTFHWVLAELSFCIFIEEIGFYYAHRLLHSRRIYRYIHKQHHEWTAPIAITAIYCHPVEHVFSNLVPPFLGIFMLGSHVAVAWLWFTLVILSTLNAHSGYHLPFFPSPEAHDFHHLKFNQCFGVLGVLDRLHGTDALFRTTKAYARHIMMLSFIPAREAFPEPAKKAF, translated from the exons ATGGATAGCAACCCGAACCGTTTGGAGCCGGAATTACCATCAGACGACGGTCAGCAACCGATCATCCTGCCGGATGACACCAAAAGCACGTCGGAAAATGATGGCCGGGGCATTAAAACGCAACCGATGCCAGCGATCGAGTCACAAAATCCGCGCCTTCTATCCTCGCTGTACAGCTTTCTCGTGATCGTCAGCTTCTTTCTAGTCGGTTTTGCCGCATTTCGCAACACACTGACCTG GCATCTGCAACGGTTCTGGGGCGCGTCCGGTGATTTCTGGCAGTCCCAGTGGGACCGTTTCATCGATTTCACTGGTGACGATCCTGCCAGGTTGTGGGTGCTGAGTACCACCATCTTTACGATGGCGGTGTATTGGGTGTTCGGTGGCATCTACACGCTGTTCGACGTAACCTGCCGACCGGCGATCATACGCCGATACAAGATGCAGCCGGGTACGAACGAACCGGTCGATCGGCGCCGGCTGGCAAAGGTAATAGCGACCGTACTGATGAACCAAACGGTGGTCGGCATACCGATGGCGTACTGCATGTACCAGGCGATGCGTTTCCGCGGGCTGAATGATTTGCGTGAACTGCCCACCTTTCACTGGGTGCTGGCGGAGCTGTCGTTTTGCATCTTCATCGAGGAGATTGGGTTTTACTATGCGCATCGGCTGCTGCACAGCCGCCGGATCTACCGGTACATCCACAAGCAACACCACGAATGGACGGCCCCGATCGCCATCACCGCCATCTACTGCCATCCGGTTGAGCACGTGTTTAGTAACCTGGTACCACCGTTTCTGGGCATCTTTATGCTCGGCAGCCACGTGGCAGTGGCCTGGCTGTGGTTTACGCTCGTGATACTGTCCACGCTGAATGCCCATTCCGGCTACCATCTGCCATTTTTTCCCAGCCCCGAAGCGCACGACTTCCATCATCTCAA GTTTAATCAATGTTTTGGTGTGCTTGGCGTGCTCGATCGACTCCACGGTACGGACGCACTGTTCCGTACCACGAAGGCATACGCGCGACACATCATGATGTTGAGCTTCATACCTGCCCGTGAAGCATTCCCCGAACCGGCCAAAAAGGCATTCTGA